GCCATAGGCCAGAGACCCAACAGGATACTCTACCAGGAGGTCCCGGAGCTGGAGGTGACCAGGCAGGGGACCATAGTGGTGGATGATAAGTACAGGACCACCCTCAGGGGTGTCTTCGCCGGGGGTGATGCGATAAGGGGTGAGGCCACAGTGGTGCTGGCGATGGGGGATGGGAAGAAGGCGGCCCTGGCGATAGATGAGTACCTTAGGACAGGGGAGTGGCCGGAGAGGATAGTGCCCATGAAGATAGCGGCCGATTGAGCCCCGAGATCCATCATCTCTCTTTTTATATTCTCGAGGGAGCTCGCGGGGGGTTTGATTGAGCGGATCCCTGGAGCTCAGGATCAGGTCCTTCGTGAGCCTCATGCAGATCTCGCTAGGCATAGTGGTCTTCCTCACGGGGCTCATCCTATACCTAACCCCAGCCGGGAGGTTTCAAGGCAGCTTTCTGCTGAGCAGGGGCACCCTGCGCTACCTGCATCAGCTCGCGGGATTCTCCCTAGCGGGTTCATCCCTAGTGCACATATACTTCAACTTCAGGGCCCTCAAAGTTCTTGTGAGGAGGTTGTTCTCATGAGGAGGATCTCGCTCGCGATCTTGATCGGCGTGGCTTTGCTCCTGGCGACGCTCCCCCTCTGGTACCGGGGTCCAGCGGGGGCCATGGAGCTGCGCGGCGTGCTCAAGGACGTCGGCTCGAGGACGATAACTGTGGCCACGGAATCAGGGGATGTTGCCATAGAGCTCAGGGGGGAGTACTCGGGGCTGAAGTGGCACGAGGTAATAGGGATCCTCAGGGCCTACTTGGGCGAGGAGGTCTTGGTAAGGGCGGAGTACAGGGGAAGGTCCCTGGTGGCGCTGAGCCTGGAGTTCCCTAGGAGGGGGGTCAAGTTTTACTTCATCCCCTCCTAGGTAACTTGATGCCCGAGGTGGGAAGGTTCCAGGTGATGGCCCTGCTCCAGGCGGCGAGGTACTACCTCCTCAGGGGGGATCTGGATAAAGCGAAGTCCTTCGGGCTGAACAGGGCAATCTTCTACGCCTGGGCGAAGAGAACTAAGGGAAAACCCCATCAAAGGAGGGCAGCCGGGGCTTCCGCTCCCTCCATACCCAGGAGGGCGAGGGAGGTGGAGGAGCTGGGGGATGAGGGGGCATACGTGAATGAGCAGGGGCTCTTCGTCATAGGGGATGATGTGCAGAGGCCTGAGGACTACGATAGAGAGATAGTCAGGAGGATAGAGCGGGTGGTTCCTTACGAGAGGGCCTGGAAGGCGGCCCTCAACTACATCAGGTCCTTCCCGAGGGAGGTGCTCCTGGATCAGAGGGAGTTCTTCGAGAAGGTCTACCTGCCGGTGAGGGATCACTTCGATGAGCTCCTGAGGAGGTTCGGGGCAGAGTAGGTGTTCCTCTTGTCTGCCGGGATCGATGAGGCCGGGAGGGGCCCTGTGATAGGCCCCATGGTGGTTGCGGGGGTCCTCCTGTCCAGGGAAGGGGCGAGGCGGCTTAGGGAGATCGGGGTGATGGATTCGAAGCGTTTGAAAGCCGCCAGGAGGGAAGAGCTCCTCCCGATGATACTTGAGGAGGCCGATTCCTACGCAATGAGGGTGATAGAGCCCAGGAGGATAGATGAAGCCGTTTCGAAGGGAGCCCTCAATCTGCTGGAGGCTGAGGTCATGGGGGAGATAATAAGGGAGCTGAGGCCCTCATGCGCGATAATCGACTCGCCGATGAGGAACTGCAGGAGGTTCGCGGAGCTGGTCAGGGGGTTCCTAGATTTCAGCGTCAGGATAAGGGCGGAGAATTACGCTGACGCGAAGTACGTGCAGGTGGCCGCGGCATCAATAGTGGCCAAGGTGGAGAGGGACAGGAGGATCAGGGAGCTGAGCGAGCTGAGCGGGATAGAGCTGGGCTCAGGCTACCCTCACGACATGAGGACCAGAGCGGCGGTGGAGCGCATCCTGAGGGGGGAGGCCTTCCCCAGGGATCAGGTTAGGTGGAGGTGGGCCACGATACAGGGGATGAGGTCCCGCCTCATGGGGAGGGAGATAACGGACTTCCTCGAGTGACTACCTCACGACCCCAGCTATCACGCGCGCTATCTCCCTTATCTCACGCTGGGCCGATTGATCCATCCTGAGCCGGAGGAAGTGATGCCAGTCAGCCTGCCTGCCGCTCACGAAGAGGGCCGTCTTGAGGGCCGCGGGCAGCACGTACCTGGCGTCCTCCATGCTCACCCCCATCCTGAGGAGCTCCTCGTAGAGCCTCAGCCCCCTCTCTGAGTACTCCCTCATCATCTCCAGGGCCCTCCCATCCACCTCCGGAAATATGAAGCCCTCGGGCCTCGTGACCCTGCCTGATCTCTGCGTGAAGCTCAGCCTCCTGTGCCTGACGAACTGGTGAGAGGCTACCCTGGACATCTCCATCCAGAAGGCATAGAAACCGTGCCTCGGATCCGGATGGGGGGACTCTATCACGCTGTAAACAAGAGGGGATTCGCTTATCCTCCTCAGCTTCACTTCAAGCCTGGGCTCCCCCGGGCACTCCAGCCCCATTATCCTGGAGATGAGCGGGAGCTCCCTGATTGCCTCAAGGCCCAGCTCCCTAGCATCGCTCCCCAGGAGCTCAATGGCGGCCCTCGGATTCATGGAGACGATGCTGGGCTCCCCCAATGTGACCTCAACGTACTTGTGGTTCAGGAGCGACCTTGCCAGCTCGCGGTGATCGCACTCTACCCATAGCCTCACGAGGGAGTGCTCGAGGACGGAGTGATGACCCATCCTGATCACGCTAGATAGGAGCCTCTCGACCCTCCCCACATCCCCCAGTTCCCTGATTATCTCCTCGGGCCCCCCGACCTTCCTCGAGACCCTAGTGGCCAGGTAGATCACGCCCTCACCGCCCACGAGCTCCCTCCCCACGACCCTCATAGGGTGAGCGTGGCATCGGGGCCTATAAAATGGATCCCACCGTACTTCAGGTCAGGAAGCTCCGCGATAGCTCTTCAGGTGCCATCTGACCGCTGGAGAATTTTTGGGGAAAATTAGGTTCTATTGGAGCTCCTCTCCTGCTGGAGAGATCCATTCATGCTCGGGAATCTCGAGGGCCAAGCGCGGAATCATTAGATTGATCTGCGCCTTCCCAGCGTTGCAGATGCAATCCCTCCAAGATCCCACCGTTATATGAGTGTCTGGCTCACCCTCTCAGCTCCTCGGGGGAGGAGGACCTCAACCACGTGCGAGCACGACCTCATGGCCGAGGGCCGGGGAGGAGGGTTTCTGGATTAATATTGCGAATCAGGTCCTCGAGGGACGTGAAATGCGGGTCCAGCACGATCCTCCTAAAAACTCTCGAGCTGATCATGCACTCCAGGAGCATCTCCTTCATGGTGAGGGATGACTGATCAATATCAGGGCGTCAGATCCCTTCCCCCGTAGACCCCGGCTTTCAAATGGTACTATGACCAGCGGATCCCCCATGGATCTTTTTATGACTCCAAAAGATCATAGTAATCCCTTCCCGGTCGCCGGCTCACACGGGCTCCACCTCTCGGGATCACGGAGCCAGCTGACTGAAATCTTTAGACCTCCTCACGATTAATTTTATCCTCTTTCTTTAAGTCATCGTAGAGGTGACTGCTCAATCTTCTCTCAATATCAGCCGGTAGTTCGCGTTTGAGTCGCATTAGCTTGAAACCAATTGATCCTAGGATCCCAAATATTGCTAAAATAGCGAGAAAAGCCGTTAGCTTTATCACTAATATTGCCGTAGATTGTGATGTAAAGAAAATCAAGTAGCCATAACCTAGAATCGTGATAACCGACACAGCAACCAGTAGCATGCCCACCAGCCGTTCCCTCATCGGAATCCTCAGGACGCCCACGCCTGAGCTTTATAAAAAGTGAGGGTGGATCGCGCCAAGCGATGGCGCGGATCAGGAAGCGAGTGAGCGATCAAGGGCATTAGAAACCGGTCAGGAAGAGGATCAAATCAGG
This window of the Candidatus Korarchaeota archaeon NZ13-K genome carries:
- a CDS encoding ribonuclease HII, whose protein sequence is MFLLSAGIDEAGRGPVIGPMVVAGVLLSREGARRLREIGVMDSKRLKAARREELLPMILEEADSYAMRVIEPRRIDEAVSKGALNLLEAEVMGEIIRELRPSCAIIDSPMRNCRRFAELVRGFLDFSVRIRAENYADAKYVQVAAASIVAKVERDRRIRELSELSGIELGSGYPHDMRTRAAVERILRGEAFPRDQVRWRWATIQGMRSRLMGREITDFLE
- a CDS encoding DUF4405 domain-containing protein; translated protein: MSGSLELRIRSFVSLMQISLGIVVFLTGLILYLTPAGRFQGSFLLSRGTLRYLHQLAGFSLAGSSLVHIYFNFRALKVLVRRLFS
- a CDS encoding FAD-dependent thymidylate synthase; its protein translation is MRVVGRELVGGEGVIYLATRVSRKVGGPEEIIRELGDVGRVERLLSSVIRMGHHSVLEHSLVRLWVECDHRELARSLLNHKYVEVTLGEPSIVSMNPRAAIELLGSDARELGLEAIRELPLISRIMGLECPGEPRLEVKLRRISESPLVYSVIESPHPDPRHGFYAFWMEMSRVASHQFVRHRRLSFTQRSGRVTRPEGFIFPEVDGRALEMMREYSERGLRLYEELLRMGVSMEDARYVLPAALKTALFVSGRQADWHHFLRLRMDQSAQREIREIARVIAGVVR